The window TGGTCAGCCAGGTCTCCCAGGCCATGACCGCCGCGCACCGCGAGGGCCTGGCCCATCTGCGGCTGACGCCCAGCGCGATACTGCGCACCTCCTCGGGCCAGTACCGGATCCGCGGGCTCGCCGTGAACGCCGCCCTGCGCGGCATCACCAGCGACACCCCGCAGCAGGCCGACACCGAGGCCATCGGCGCGCTCCTGTACGCCGCCCTCACCCAGCGCTGGCCCTACGAGAACGACGCGTACGGGCTCGCGGGCCTGCCCAAGGGCGTCGGCCTGATCGCTCCCGACCAGGTACGCGCCGGAGTCCACCGGGGCCTCGGCGAGCTCGCCATGCGGGCCCTTGCCAACGACGGGGCCACGGCCTCCCGCCAGGAGCCCGCCTTCACCACCCCGGAGGAGCTGGCCAAGGCCGTCGCGGCGATGCCCCGCATCCGGCCGCCGGAGCCCGCCTTCACGGCGCCGCCCGAGTACCAGCACACCACCTACCAGCAGGGTAGCTACGGACGGCCCACGCCCACGGGCCTGCCGACCAGCCAGATCCACTCCGTCACGCCCCCGCCGCCCCCGTTGCAGAGCCGCACCGGCCGCGCCCTCAAGTGGAGCGTCGCCGCCCTCCTGATCGTCGCGCTCGGTCTGGGCAGCTGGCAGCTCGCCGACACCCTCCTGGACCGCAACAACAAGGGCGGCAACAACGGGGGCGAGACCAACACACAGACGGACACGACCGACGACAACCCGAAGAAGGCGGAGCCGGCCAAGCCGCTCAAGATCACGCAGGCTCAAGTGATCACCTTCGGCGGGTCCGGGGTGAAGCCCGAGACGGCCGGCAACACCGTCGACGGTGACGCCTCCTCCGCCTGGATCACTCCCCGCTACCGGGACTACCCCAAGTTCGGGAACCTCGAAGAGAACGGCAGCGGCATCGTCGTCGACCTCGGGAGCGTCCAGAACGTCTCCGAGATCGACGTGGACTTCTACGTGGCCGGACAGCGCGCCGAAATGCGGGGCGCGGCGCCGGAGGCTTCCGCACCCGACTCCCTGTCCGCGTTCCCCCAGCGGATCACCAAGCTGGAGAAGGCGAACAAGAAGCTCCAGACCACCTTGGACACCCCGGTTCGAACCCGCTACGTGCTGATCCACATCACGGAACTGCCGGACGACGGAACGGGCGGGTACCGCGGTGGCATCAGCGAGATCAAGGTCCTCGGCCGGCCCTCCTGAGCCCCACCCCCACATGACGAAGCCGCCGCGCCGAAAGGGCCTCTACCCTTCGGCAGCGCGGCTTCCTCATGTGGGCCGCGACCCGCGCACCTCCCCGATCACCCGGTGGCCCTCGTGCTCGACCGACGCAGGCCCTAATCTCCATCCCGGAAGGGAGCGAGGTGTGACGCACGAAGCAACGGCCGACGGCCACAGCGACCAGGAACTCCTGGCCCTGCACGTCGACGGGGACCCCGACGCCTTCGGCGAACTCGTACGCCGGCACCGCGACCGGTTGTGGGCCGTCGCCCTGCGCACCCTCGGCGACCGCGAGGAAGCGGCCGACGCCGTGCAGGACGCCCTGGTCTCCGCCTATCGGGCCGCCCACACCTTCCGGGGTGACTCGGCCGTCACGACCTGGCTGCACCGGATCACCGTGAACGCCTGCCTGGACCGCGCCCGCAAGGCTGCCACCCGCAAGACCTCCCCGCTCGACGACACGGAGCGGCTGGAGCGGCTCCTGGAGCCCCACGAGTCCGCGGAGGCCCCCGCGGAGCGCCAAGACCTCCATCGCGAGCTGCTGGCCGCCCTCAGCACCCTCCCGGCCGATCAGCGGGCCGCGCTGGTCCTCGTCGACATGCAGGGATACCCCGTCGCCGAGGCCGCCCGCCTCCTCGACGTGCCGACGGGCACCGTGAAGAGCCGCTGTGCGCGGGGCCGGGCGAAACTCGTCCCGATGCTCACTCATCTGCGCACGAATGCCGGGGATAACACCGCCACCGAGCGGGGAAGGAACCGGACGCCGGGCACATCCGTCCCACCAGCGGCAGACCCCCGGCATCCAGACCCAGACGCAGTGAAGGGCGGAGGTGGACGTCCGTGAACCCCACAACCGGCACGATCCGGCACCCGGACGTCTCGGAGATCTCCGACCTGACCGAAGGACTGCTCTCGCCGTCACGCACCGCCGAGGTACGCCGGCACCTCGACACGTGTGCCCTGTGCGCCGACGTCCGTGCCTCCCTGGAGGAGATCCGCGCCCTGCTCGGCACGCTTCCCGGCCCCGCCCGGATCCCGTCCGACGTCGCGGGCCGGATCGACGCGGCTCTGGCCGCCGAAGCGCTGCTCGGCTCCACGGCGCACCGCACCGAGCCCGCCCAGGGGCCCGACCACACGCGCGACAACGCGAGCGAGGGCGATGTTTCACGTGAAACAGCGCCCTCCCGGGTCCCCGGATCCGAGGCCCGCCGACCCGGCGGTCACCCGGCCGGCCCAACCGGACCCGGCCGTCGCCGCGCCCGCCGCCGGATCGCGGTCATCGCCGGGCTGGCCGGAGCGGCGGCCTGCGCCCTCGGAATCCTCCTCGTCAACGGACTCGACGGCACGCGCCCCCAGAGCACCGCCGGTCGCAGCGACGCGGCGACCTCGACCGGCCGGTCCGACGAGGGCACCTACACCGCGCAGGGGCTCCAGGACAGCGTCCGGCAACTGCTCGCCTCGGGGAAGCAAGACCCGGGCGTACAGGGGGAGAAGAACAACACGTACGGAATGGAGAACGCTCCTCCTTCCGGGGTGGCGCCCTCCGACCGGCGGGCCGCGCCCGTCCCCCCGTGCGTGCAGGCCGCCACCGGCCGGCCGGACACCCCGATCGCCACCGAACGCGGCACCTACCAGGGCACCGAGGTGTACCTCGTCGTCCTTCCGCACCCCGGTGACCTCACCAGGGCGGACGCCTACCTGGTCGACGCCGGCTGTGGTGACACCGCCGCGGCAGCCCCGGGGAAGCCCCTCCTGAGCAGGACCTACCCGCGGACCTGACACGTTCGGGACGGCATGGGGAAAAGTGGGGAATGCGCGCGCCGTAGGATCCGTTGGGTGGGGTGAAGGTCCGCACCGGCCCCCGGTAGGCAGCACGCAGTCCGCAGAGACGAGGAAAGAACCCGTGAGCGACGTACGAAACGTGATCATCATCGGCTCCGGGCCGGCCGGTTACACGGCCGCCCTGTACACCGCACGCGCTTCGCTCAACCCCTTGGTCTTCGAGGGCGCCGTCACCGCCGGCGGTGCGCTCATGAACACCACCGAGGTCGAGAACTTCCCCGGCTTCCAGGACGGCATCATGGGCCCTGACCTCATGGACAACATGCGCGGTCAGGCCGAGCGCTTCGGCGCCGAGCTGGTCCCCGACGACGTCGTGGCCGTGGACCTCACCGGCGACATCAAGACCGTCACCGACACCGCCGGCACCGTGCACCGCGCCAAGGCCGTCATCGTCACCACCGGTTCCCAGCACCGCAAGCTCGGCCTGCCGAACGAGGACACCCTCTCCGGCCGCGGAGTCTCCTGGTGCGCCACCTGTGACGGGTTCTTCTTCAAGGACCAGGACATCGCCGTCGTCGGCGGCGGCGACACCGCGATGGAGGAGGCGACCTTCCTCTCCCGCTTCGCCAAGAGCGTCACCATCGTCCACCGTCGGGACAGCCTGCGCGCCTCCAAGACCATGCAGGACCGCGCCTTCGCCGACCCGAAGATCAAGTTCGCCTGGGACAGCGAGGTCGCCGAGATCCACGGCGAGCAGAAGCTTTCCGGTCTCACCCTGCGCAACACCAAGACCGGTGAGACCTCCGAGCTGCCCGTGACCGGCCTCTTCATCGCCGTCGGACACGACCCGCGTACCGAGCTGTTCACGGGGCAGTTGGACCTGGACGACGAGGGCTACCTCAAGGTCGCCGCGCCCTCCACGCGCACCAACCTCACCGGTGTCTTCGGCGCCGGCGACGTCGTGGACCACACCTACCGTCAGGCGATCACCGCCGCCGGCACCGGCTGCTCGGCCGCCCTCGACGCGGAGCGCTTCCTCGCCGCGGTCGCGGACGCCGAGAAGGCCCACGCGGCCGTCTGATCCAGCACCACCCCACACCCCGCACACCCCGCAGAAGGAAATAAGGAGGCCGCTGTGGCCGGCACCCTCAAGACCGTGACCGACGCCAGCTTCGATCAGGACGTCCTGGCCAGTGACAAGCCCGTCCTGGTGGACTTCTGGGCCGAATGGTGCGGCCCGTGCCGCCAGATCGCCCCGTCCCTGGAGGCCATCGCGGCCGAATACGGCGACGAGATCGAGATCGTCAAGCTGAACATCGACCAGAACCCGGACACCGCCGCCAAGTACGGCGTCATGTCCATCCCGACCCTGAACGTCTACCAGGGTGGCGAGGTCGTCAAGACCATCGTCGGTGCCAAGCCGAAGGCCGCCATCCTGCGCGATCTCGATGGTTTCGTGACCATCAAGCCCGTCGGCTGATCCACTGCTTGTTTCACGTGAAACGGGGCCGCCCCCTCTAAGGGGCGGCCCCGTTCGCATACCCGGTTCACTTCACATACCCCGTCACAACGGGCGCAGCGCCGGCTCCTTGCGCGCCCGGGCCCCGCCCAACAGCCGGTCCAGCGCCAGCTCCACGTCTTCCTTCCACGACAGCGTCGACCGCAGCTCCAGCCGCAACCTCGGGTGCGCCGGATGCGGCCGTACCGTCTTGAAGCCCACCGACAGCAGATGGTCCGCCGGCAACAGACAGGCCGGGCGTTCCCAGCGTGCGTCCCCGAACGCCTCGATCGCCCGGAAGCCCCGCCGCAGCAGATCCTTCGCGACCGTCTGGACCATGACCCGCCCCAGGCCCTGGCCCTGGTATCCGGGCATGATCCACGCCGTGATCAACTGCACCGCGTCCGGAGACACCGGGCTGGTGGGGAACGAAGCGGCCCGCGGCACGTACGCCGGTGGCGCGTACAGCACGAAGCCCACCGGCACCTCGTCGACGTAGACCACCCGACCGCACGAGCCCCACTCCAGCAGGACGGCGGAGATCCACGCCTCCTTCTCCAGCTCCGGAGTACCCGCCTTGACGGCGGCCTCACCGGTGACCGGATCGAGCTCCCAGAACACGCAGGTGCGGCAACGTCGGGGCAGGTCCTGGAGGTTGTCCAGCGTGAGCGGCAGCAACCGACGACCCATACACGCATCGTATCCGCTATGACAAAAGGGCGGGTCGTACCGGACACCCGGCACGACCCGCCCCTCGGCTCCACTGTCGAAGCCCTGCTTCTACTCCCCGGAGAGCCCCTGGTCGAGCACCCGGCCCTCGCCCGGTGCGAGCGTCCCCAGAATCCGCTCCAGATCCTCCATCGAGGCGAACTCGACGGTGATCTTGCCCTTCTTCTGGCCCAGGTCCACCTTCACCCGGGTCTCGAACCGGTCCGACAGCCGCGTCGCCAACTCGCTGAGCGCCGGCGCCACCCGGGCACCCGCCCGAGGACCCTTCGGCTTCACGCTGCTCGACGGCTCCGAGCCCATCAGCGTCACGATCTCCTCGACCGCGCGCACCGACAGCCCCTCGGCCACGATCCGGTGTGCCAGCTTGTCCTGGACCTCGGAATCCTCCACGGACAGGAGGGCCCGCGCGTGACCGGCGGACAGGACACCCGCCGCCACCCGCCGCTGCACCGAGGCGGAAAGCCTCAGCAGCCGCAGCGTGTTCGACACCTGCGGACGCGAACGCCCGATCCGGTCGGCCAGCTGATCGTGCGTGCAGTTGAAGTCCTTGAGCAGCTGGTCGTACGCGGCCGCCTCCTCCAGGGGATTGAGCTGCGCCCGGTGCAGGTTCTCCAGGAGCGCGTCCAGCAGCAGCTTCTCGTCGTCCGTGGCCCGGATGATCGCCGGGATGGAGTCCAGCCCCGCCTCCCGGCACGCCCGCCAACGCCGCTCGCCCATGATCAGCTCATAGCGACCCGGCGCGGACTGCCGCACCACCACCGGCTGGAGCAGGCCCACCTCCTGGATGGAGGTCACCAGCTCCGCCAACGCATCCTCGTCGAACACATCACGGGGCTGCCGCGGGTTCGGCACGATCGCGTCCATCGGAAGCTCCGCGAACGTCGCCCCGGCCACCTCATTGGCCGGCGGCGCCGCCTGCTCCGGCACACGCACCGGCGTGGCCGCCTCCGATGTTTCACGTGAAACATCGGCCTGCGCCAGCGCCGCGAGCTTCGCCGCCGCGATACCGCGATCGGACGTCAGCACCTGCCCGGCCGCCTGAGGCGTCGAACCTTCCCCGGCCGCCGGTGTCCTCTCCTGCGGAGCTGCGGGAATCAGCGCGCCGAGCCCCCGTCCCAGCCCCCTACGTCGCTCACTCACTGGATCCCCTCCGCCATGCTCTGCGTGCTGTTCGTGCCCGCGCCCAGATGGGCATGCTGGGCGTCGTAATGGATTCCGGCCCCCCGCAGCGCGATCTCCCGCGCGGCTTCCAGGTAGGAAAGGGCTCCGCTGGAGCCCGGGTCGTACGTGAGAACCGTCTGACCGTAGCTCGGGGCCTCGGAGATGCGCACCGAGCGCGGGATGCTGGTCTTCAGCACCTCCTTGCCGAAGTGCGTGCGCACCTCGTCCGCCACCTGCGAGGCCAGCCGCGTTCTGCCGTCGTACATGGTCAGCAGGATCGTGGAGACGTGCAGTGTCGGGTTCAGGTGGGCCCGCACCAGATCGACGTTGCGCAGCAGCTGCCCCAGACCCTCCAGGGCGTAGTACTCGCACTGGATCGGGATCAGTACCTCGGCGCCCGCGACCATCGCGTTCACCGTCAGCAGCCCCAGGGAGGGCGGGCAGTCGATCAGGATGTAGTCCAGCGGCTGCTCGTACGCCTGGATCGCCCGCTGGAGCCGGCTCTCGCGAGCCACCAGCGACACCAGCTCGATCTCCGCACCCGCCAGGTCGATCGTCGCCGGGGCACAGAACAGGCCCTCCACGTCCACCACCGGCTGGACGACCTCCAGCAGGGGCCGGCTGTCCACGAGCACGTCGTAGATGGACGGCACGTCCGCGTGGTGGTCGATCCCCAGCGCCGTGGAGGCGTTGCCCTGCGGGTCGAGGTCGATCACCAGCACCCGCGCACCGTGCAGGGCCAGCGAGGCCGCCAGATTCACGGTCGTCGTGGTCTTGCCCACGCCGCCCTTCTGGTTCGCCACCACCATGACCCGCGTCTGCGCGGGTCGGGGCAGGCGTTCACCCGCGCGGCCCAGCGCGTCGACCGCGATCTGGGCGGCTCGGCCGATGGGTGTGTCTTCGTTGTCCACCAGGGGGGACGATGTTTCACGTGAAACATCCTCGCCCGGCGATTCAGAGCGGGGACCAGGGACCGGATCGGCCATCGGCCCCGCGAGGTTGGCGTCGGACCGCACGGTGTCACTCTCCTCGACATCAGGCTCGCGATGAACAGAGCCTGCCATGTCACCGGGGCCGCGAACCAGCGGGGCCCGAACTCCTGTGGATGAATCCACCGATGTGGACAACTCCGTCCCCCCTGCGGCCTTGCGTTCGCGAGGGGACGCAGCCGCACGACCGCGGCTGATGATTCCGTGCAGCAGAGAGCGACGTTTCACGTGAAACACGATGCCCGGACGGAGTCTCAAGCTCCCTCCGACACTCCGGCGCCCCTGCCGATAGGCCCCCAACACGCCTGAAATCCCCGCAGAACACACGGGGATTTCAGTGGTCGGTGGCGCTCGACGTCCTCAGCGGCGCCGGCGCGTACGGCTCGTCCGGGCGGCCTTGGCCCGTTTGGCCGCGAACCTCACCCCACCGGGGCTCTCGCCCACCTCGACCCGCACGACCGTCGACAAAGGGTCCACGACGCCCTCGCCCACGTGCAGCACCGAGGTCTTCACCACACCGAGCTTCGCCAGCGCGACCTTCGCCGCCACCAGCTCCTCCTCGGCGGTGTCACCCTTGAGCGCCAGCATCTCTCCGTACGGGCGCAGCAGGGGGACACCCCAGCCGGCCAGCCGGTCGAGCGGAGCCACCGCGCGCGCCGTCACCACGTGCACGGGCTGCACCTTGCCGAGGACCTCCTCGGCCCGGCCGCGCACCACGGTGACGTGGTCGAGGCCCAGCAGTTCCACGGCTTCCTGGAGGAAGTTCGTCCGACGCAGCAGCGGTTCCAGCAACGTGATCTTCAGATCCCGCCGCACCAGCGCCAGGGGGATGCCGGGGAGGCCGGCGCCGGAGCCCACATCGCACACGGTGACGCCCTCGGGCACGACCTCGGAGAGGACCGCGCAGTTCAACAGGTGCCGCTCCCACAACCTGGGCACCTCACGCGGGCCGATCAGACCGCGCGTGACTCCCGCGTCCGCCAGCAGCTCCGCGTACCGCACGGCTTCCGGGAAAAACTCGCCGAATACCGCACGCGCCTCTTCGGGCGCCGGGGGAAGCTCAGCTGCCTCCGTCACGGGGACCGTCCTTCCGTACAGAACTCACTCTTCGAACAACGGGCACTGCCAGGCTTACAAACATCGGCCCCGCCTGCGACACAGGCGGGGCCGACCTCACGCTCTTCCGGTCAGGCCGGGAGTACGACGACGAAGCGCTGCGGCTCCTCGCCCTCGGACTCGCTCTTCAGACCGGCGGCCGCCACGGCGTCGTGGACGACCTTCCGCTCGAAGGGGGTCATGGGAGCCAGCTTCAGCGGCTCGCCGGAGGCCTTCACGTCCGCTGCGGCCTGGGCGCCGATCACGGCCAGTTCCTCGCGCTTCTTCGCACGGAACCCGGCGATGTCCAGCATCAGCCGGCTGCGGTCCCCGGTCTCGCGGTGCACGGCGAGGCGGGTCAGCTCCTGAAGGGCTTCCAGTACCTCGCCGTCGCGGCCCACGAGCTTCTGCAGGTCGCGGGCGGAGTCGCTGACGATCGACACCGCGGCGCGGTCCGCCTCGACGTCCATGTCGATGTCGCCGTCCAGGTCGGCGATGTCCAGCAGGCCCTCGAGGTAGTCGGCCGCGATCTCACCCTCCTGCTCGAGGCGGGTCAGGGTGTCGCCGCCCTCAGCGGCGGCGGTGGTGGTGCCTTCCGTCACGGGAGGGGCTCCTTCTACTTCTTGGAGGGCTTGCTGGGGGGCGTCTGACGCTTCGACTTCGTCTGCCGCTTGGGCTGCTGCCGCTTGGTCGCGACACCGCCGCTCGCCGCGTCCTCATCGGCCGTGGCCTCAGAACTCTTGATCACGGAGCCGTCCGCCTGCGCGGCCATGCCCTGCTTCGTCAGCGCGGTGATGAACTTGCGCTCGTTGTCGTTGCGGTCCGGGCCCTTGGCCACGATCGCGGCGACGATCTTCTTCTTGCCCCGGCCCTTGATGGCACCGTGCGTGGTGACGTGCTTCACCAGGCGGGTCAGGTACTGGTCCTGGGCCTTGCTTCCCGGCGTCGGGTTCTGGTTGATCACGTACATCTGCTGGCCCATGGTCCACAGGTTCGTGGTCAGCCAGTAGACGAGGACACCGACGGGGAAGTTGATGCCCATGACGGCGAAGATCACCGGGAAGATGTACATCAGCATCTTCTGCTGCTGCATGAACGGCGTCTTGACCGAGAGGTCGACGTTCTTCTGCATCAGCTGGCGCTGCGTGTAGAACTGCGACAGCGACATCATCACGATCATGACCGCGGTCACGACGCGAACGCTGGTCACCGAGGCGTCCAGGCTGGCGATCTTCTCGGCGCTGTCCGTGAACTTCGCGGCGAGCGGGGCTCCGAAGATGTGCGCCTTCTGGGCGCTCACCAGCAGCGACTCGTTGATGTAGCCGATCGGCTTGCCGTTGGCGATGTTCGCGAGCACGTGGTAGAGCGCGAAGAAGAACGGCGACTGCGCGAGGATGGGAAGGCACGAGGAGAGCGGGTTGGTACCCGTCTCCTTGTACAGCTTCATCATCTCTTCGGACTGACGCTGCTTGTCGTTCTTGTAGCGCTCCTGGATCGCCTTCATCTTCGGCTGGAGCGCCTGCATGCCACGCGTCGACTTGATCTGCTTCACGAAGAGCGGGATCAGGCAGATACGAATCAAGATCACCAGGGACACGATGGACAGGCCCCAGGCCCATCCACTGTCGGCGCCGAAGATCGCGCCGTACACCGTGTGGAACTGGACGATGATCCATGACACGGGTGTGGTGATAAAGCTGAACAGACTGGCAATCGTGTCCACTAATCAGGCTCCTTGAGCATTGCGAGATCTACGCAACGCACTGCGCAGCTGCTCGTGCCAACGCGGGCGTTTCCGGGGTGGGACATGATCCACACCGCCCGGGGACCACGGATTGCACCGCAGGATCCGCCAAGCGGTCAGAACCGTCCCCTTCACCGCACCATGCCGGTCGATGGCCGTGAACCCGTAGTGCGAGCACGAGGGGTAGTAACGGCACACCGGCCCGAGCAGCGGACTGATCGTCCACTGGTACAGCTTGATCAAAGCGAGCAGCGGGTACTTCATCGAGCCGCGCCTCCCAGTAGCCGCTGCATGGCGGCATCCAGGTCACGGGCCAGCTCGTCGAGGCCGGCGTCACCCGAACCGGGCAAGGCCCGCACCACCACCAGGCTACCGGCGGGGAGCTGGGGGAGCCGTTCGCGGACAAGATGGCGCAAACGGCGCTTGACCCGGTTGCGTACGACAGCGTTGCCGACAGCCTTGCTGACGACGAAACCCGCACGCGTCGAGGGATCGATCTCCCCCGGCTCGTGCGGGTCCGTTGCACCGCTGGTACGTAGGTGTACGACGAGAAGCGGGCGTCCTGCCCGCCGGCCCCGTCGTACCGCGCTCGCGAAGTCCTCGCGCCGCCTCAGCCGATTTTCGGGAGACAGCACGACGTCACGACCTGCGTGTGGGTTACGCGGAAAGGGCGGCGCGGCCCTTGCCGCGGCGGTTCGCGAGAATCGCGCGGCCGGCACGGGTACGCATCCGCAGGCGGAAGCCGTGGGTCTTGGCACGACGGCGGTTGTTCGGCTGGAAGGTGCGCTTGCTCACTCGGGGGCTCCAGAGAATGAATCGTTGTGGCGGGACATCGCCTGGCTGTCACCGTGCGCCCACGAAGGAGATGAAACTCGCGTGTTCGCCCGAGTGGCACCGCTACATGATCACTGTGTGTGATCTTCGCCCATCGGTAGGCAGGCGGCAGCAGCCATCGACAACTCGACCTCGTCACGGTACGCGCGGCTACGCCATCCGGTCAAACCGAGCCTCGGTGGCCCCACACTGTGCACAGGCTGTGGACAACGACTTGAACCCTACCCACCGGCCTGACTACCGTTGCCTGATCCCGGATTTTTTGTCCCGACCGTCCCCAAGAACCACACATTCGTGGGACCGGGACCTGTGAGAGAGCGTGCTCTGTGGCTGACGTACCTGCCGATCTTGCCGCAGTGTGGCCACGCGTGCTCGAGAAGCTCCTCGGAGAGGGGCAGCAAGGTATCGAGCCGAAGGACAAGCAGTGGGTCGAACGCTGCCAGCCCCTCGCGCTCGTCGCCGACACCGCCTTGCTCGCCGTCCCCAACGAATGGGGCAAACGCGTTCTCGAAGGTCGCCTCGCGCCGCTCATCAGTGACGCGCTCAGTCGCGAGTGCGGGCGCCCGATCCGGATCGCGATCACGGTGGACGACTCCGCCGGCGAGCCGGCACCCACCCCCTCCTCCCAGCAGCGCGAGTCCTACGAGCCGTACGGCGGCCAGCGCCCCGGCGGCCACAGCGGTCATACGGGTCACAACGGTCCCGGGGGCCACACCGGTCCCGGCGACGACCAGTTGCCGACCGCCCGGCCCGCCTACCCGGACTACCAGCAGCAGCGCCCCGAGCCCGGTGCCTGGCCCCGCGGTGGTCAACAGGACGACTACGGCTGGCAGCAGCCCCGTCTCGGCGGCTTCCCCGACCGCGACCCGTACGCCTCTCCCCAGCCCGGCTACCTCCAGCAGTCCGAGCCCTCGGGATACGACCAGGGCGGCTACGAGCAGCAGAAGTACGAGCAGTCCTCGTACGAGCAGCAGGACTCGCACCAGCAGCACGGGTACGAACGACAGCAGTACGAGCAGCCGCAGCAGCGCCAGATCCCCAACCGGCCGGCGCCCTCGGCCCCGTCCGGCGGCTCCACATCGGGCCCGCTGGAGCCGACCGCCAGACTGAACCCCAAGTACCTCTTCGACACCTTCGTCATCGGCGCCTCCAACCGCTTCGCGCACGCCGCCGCGGTGGCCGTCGCCGAGGCGCCGGCGAAGGCGTACAACCCCCTGTTCATCTACGGGGAGTCGGGGCTCGGCAAGACGCACCTGCTGCACGCCATCGGGCACTACGCACGGAGCCTCTATCCCGGCACCCGGGTGCGCTACGTGAGCTCGGAGGAGTTCACCAACGAGTTCATCAACTCCATCCGCGACGGCAAGGGCGACGCCTTCCGCAAGCGCTACCGCGAGATGGACATCCTGCTGGTCGACGACATCCAGTTCCTCGCGAGCAAGGAGTCGACGCAGGAGGAGTTCTTCCACACCTTCAACACGCTCCACAACGCCAACAAGCAGATCGTGCTGTCCTCCGACCGGCCGCCCAAGCAGCTGGTCACCCTGGAGGACCGGCTGCGCAACCGCTTCGAGTGGGGCCTGATCACCGACGTCCAGCCGCCCGAGCTGGAGACCCGCATCGCGATCCTGCGCAAGAAGGCCGTGCAGGAGCAGCTCAACGCCCCGCCGGAGGTACTGGAGTTCATCGCCTCCCGCATCTCGCGCAACATCCGCGAGTTGGAGGGGGCGCTGATCCGGGTCACCGCGTTCGCCAGCCTCAATCGGCAGCCGGTGGACCTGGGCCTGACGGAGGACGTCCTCAAGAACCTGATCCCGGGCGGAGAGGACAGCGCGCCCGAGATCACCGCCTCCGACATCATGGCCGCCACCGCGGACTACTTCGGGCTCACGGTCGACGACCTCTGCGGCTCCTCCCGCAGCCGGGTCCTGGTCACCGCTCGGCAGATCGCCATGTACCTGTGTCGGGAGCTCACCGATCTCTCCCTCCCCAAGATCGGGGCGCAGTTCGGCGGCCGCGACCACACCACCGTCATGCACGCGGACCGCAAGATCCGCGCCCTGATGGCGGAACGGCGCTCCATCTACAACCAGGTCACGGAGCTCACCAACCGCATCAAGAACGCCTGACGCCGGCTCTCCGGAGCCGTGCGCGGGCCCCACGACGGTCCCGTGAGGGCCCCTCAAACCCGTTTACAGGGCGCTCCCGGACCACAGCGGGGGCGCCCTTCTTCGTCCGTGCGCCCCTGCCCTGTTCGAATACGCCCCCAACGGAGCACGTCATCCACAGATTGGCCGACTTTCTTCCGTCCACAGCCTGGGGACGGGTTCCGTCACCCACAATCTGTCCACAGGAGTGCAGGTTGAGGGCCCATCAGCGCAGCTCAGCCGCCTGTGGAATTGTGCGCAA of the Streptomyces sp. NBC_01426 genome contains:
- the trxB gene encoding thioredoxin-disulfide reductase, with protein sequence MSDVRNVIIIGSGPAGYTAALYTARASLNPLVFEGAVTAGGALMNTTEVENFPGFQDGIMGPDLMDNMRGQAERFGAELVPDDVVAVDLTGDIKTVTDTAGTVHRAKAVIVTTGSQHRKLGLPNEDTLSGRGVSWCATCDGFFFKDQDIAVVGGGDTAMEEATFLSRFAKSVTIVHRRDSLRASKTMQDRAFADPKIKFAWDSEVAEIHGEQKLSGLTLRNTKTGETSELPVTGLFIAVGHDPRTELFTGQLDLDDEGYLKVAAPSTRTNLTGVFGAGDVVDHTYRQAITAAGTGCSAALDAERFLAAVADAEKAHAAV
- the trxA gene encoding thioredoxin; this translates as MAGTLKTVTDASFDQDVLASDKPVLVDFWAEWCGPCRQIAPSLEAIAAEYGDEIEIVKLNIDQNPDTAAKYGVMSIPTLNVYQGGEVVKTIVGAKPKAAILRDLDGFVTIKPVG
- a CDS encoding protein kinase family protein, whose protein sequence is MAERSTAAVDVADNGGDEPSAAEAAKATADGVDTQNGRAADGSMPETDGERINPAPVAAPELHSGHKLARRYRLEECVTRLDGFSSWRAMDEKLRRAVGVHLLPADHARARAVLAAARSSALLGDPRFVQVLDAVEENDLVYVVHEWLPDATELTSILALGPLEAHEAYQLVSQVSQAMTAAHREGLAHLRLTPSAILRTSSGQYRIRGLAVNAALRGITSDTPQQADTEAIGALLYAALTQRWPYENDAYGLAGLPKGVGLIAPDQVRAGVHRGLGELAMRALANDGATASRQEPAFTTPEELAKAVAAMPRIRPPEPAFTAPPEYQHTTYQQGSYGRPTPTGLPTSQIHSVTPPPPPLQSRTGRALKWSVAALLIVALGLGSWQLADTLLDRNNKGGNNGGETNTQTDTTDDNPKKAEPAKPLKITQAQVITFGGSGVKPETAGNTVDGDASSAWITPRYRDYPKFGNLEENGSGIVVDLGSVQNVSEIDVDFYVAGQRAEMRGAAPEASAPDSLSAFPQRITKLEKANKKLQTTLDTPVRTRYVLIHITELPDDGTGGYRGGISEIKVLGRPS
- a CDS encoding anti-sigma factor family protein, which produces MNPTTGTIRHPDVSEISDLTEGLLSPSRTAEVRRHLDTCALCADVRASLEEIRALLGTLPGPARIPSDVAGRIDAALAAEALLGSTAHRTEPAQGPDHTRDNASEGDVSRETAPSRVPGSEARRPGGHPAGPTGPGRRRARRRIAVIAGLAGAAACALGILLVNGLDGTRPQSTAGRSDAATSTGRSDEGTYTAQGLQDSVRQLLASGKQDPGVQGEKNNTYGMENAPPSGVAPSDRRAAPVPPCVQAATGRPDTPIATERGTYQGTEVYLVVLPHPGDLTRADAYLVDAGCGDTAAAAPGKPLLSRTYPRT
- a CDS encoding ParB/RepB/Spo0J family partition protein, which produces MSERRRGLGRGLGALIPAAPQERTPAAGEGSTPQAAGQVLTSDRGIAAAKLAALAQADVSRETSEAATPVRVPEQAAPPANEVAGATFAELPMDAIVPNPRQPRDVFDEDALAELVTSIQEVGLLQPVVVRQSAPGRYELIMGERRWRACREAGLDSIPAIIRATDDEKLLLDALLENLHRAQLNPLEEAAAYDQLLKDFNCTHDQLADRIGRSRPQVSNTLRLLRLSASVQRRVAAGVLSAGHARALLSVEDSEVQDKLAHRIVAEGLSVRAVEEIVTLMGSEPSSSVKPKGPRAGARVAPALSELATRLSDRFETRVKVDLGQKKGKITVEFASMEDLERILGTLAPGEGRVLDQGLSGE
- a CDS encoding GNAT family N-acetyltransferase; this encodes MGRRLLPLTLDNLQDLPRRCRTCVFWELDPVTGEAAVKAGTPELEKEAWISAVLLEWGSCGRVVYVDEVPVGFVLYAPPAYVPRAASFPTSPVSPDAVQLITAWIMPGYQGQGLGRVMVQTVAKDLLRRGFRAIEAFGDARWERPACLLPADHLLSVGFKTVRPHPAHPRLRLELRSTLSWKEDVELALDRLLGGARARKEPALRPL
- the sigM gene encoding RNA polymerase sigma factor SigM, whose product is MTHEATADGHSDQELLALHVDGDPDAFGELVRRHRDRLWAVALRTLGDREEAADAVQDALVSAYRAAHTFRGDSAVTTWLHRITVNACLDRARKAATRKTSPLDDTERLERLLEPHESAEAPAERQDLHRELLAALSTLPADQRAALVLVDMQGYPVAEAARLLDVPTGTVKSRCARGRAKLVPMLTHLRTNAGDNTATERGRNRTPGTSVPPAADPRHPDPDAVKGGGGRP